The following nucleotide sequence is from Osmia lignaria lignaria isolate PbOS001 chromosome 16, iyOsmLign1, whole genome shotgun sequence.
GTAAGGTTCTCTCTCGATTTTGCCCGGCGTATTACGCTTTGTCGTCTACTCGTCACCCTATTTGCCGAGAAACACCCCCCTTTTGTTCTCAGACACGTTCCTCGTGCAAGGCCCTCCACCTTTCAACGAGCAGAACCTTAACGCTCGTGTCGTGCTCATGGATGTTCCAGATCTATGGAATTCTCgataaccatattattttcCGCCATTCTTCATCGAGAGATTCTCATATCCGTCGCTCCGGCTTTTgatctttttctttcgttcaccGTCGCGATAGCTGCCGCTATTAAATTCCGGAGCTCATCGAACAGTTAATCCAGATACCTTCAATCgattcagttttatttctttctttctcttcgtttaTCACGAACTACGTTGTGGATGGATTTTATTATAATGAgagagaaaaatttatttcaacagGGAAAGATATTTTTTATCTTGCTTTCTTCTTTAATTAACCCAAGTATAATACATTTCAATCTGTTGATAATTTTTTCTTGAAATGATAGGTGAAAATGTTGAAGGcacttttttgtatggaattcaTTCTGTACGATGAAAACAATGCAAATAATTTCCATTCACTCATGTTCGCATATGGCATGCTTTGAGTTACcgtcaattttttattttttcaatatacgTCAAAATAGACCAGACTAGGAACCATGCAAGCATGAATTACATGGATGTTTTGTGTTTCGATTacgagaaaaaaatttttttttctttatgaaaCATGAAAATTAAGCTTCTGTTCGCTTTGTGAAAAATAGCATATTGTACTGATGAAATAAGTTTCCAGGCAACTATATCGaattgtaatatattaatttattcccaTGTAATGCACACTTCATCGTTGTCTTCTCGCTCCATGTGcctttataaaaatgaatttccaacGCATGCGACCGTCGCCACCAAGTATCATCCACTTCGGCTCGTGTCTCAAGAGAGTCATTGTTTCTGACTcgcaaatttttagaatttatgTCCTGAAGTTAGGATTTCTTCTATCAAGTGGAATATTTCTTCTGGATTGAAAATTGCATCAGCTCTCATGatcataaattataattaatcttcTTACAAATATAGACCTATCATTTCCAACCGCAATTCCCTTGTCCTACTTAAACGCTCCTTTCAGGAGAGCGAGAGCAGGACTAATTATTCCGATCCTCGAAAAAATCCACAAGCTCGTCGGAAGACTATTCATTCGTTCGACAAGAGTTAGGTACACAATACATGAAAGAACGTGATATAGATTCGCGAATAAAAGCGCACGGTTGACACAGGTATAAAAAAGGGGGGTGAGAAGGtgattttttttcattcgacGTTCTATGCCAGCCGCGTGATTAAGAATTACATATTTAAAAGGCTGCTCTTCGCGGTACCGACAGGAATTCGAGTTGTGAATGGGATACGTGAAAACCGGGGACAGAGAGGCTTGAAAGGGAACCGGAAATAAGTGTGGTTCCTTGAGAAGACACCAAAGCGTCGGCGtctctttcgtttttgtttctATAGCCTAACTTACTGGGAGGGAGTATGTTGGACCGCTTTAAGACAGTCTTTAAGAGGTTCTTAATAATGAATTGCTCTCTGAATGCAGGGTCATAGAGCGACCCTCTTACGCGTTCTCCATACATATTTACGCGGTTCTTTTCTTTCTGTATCTGGGGTGGATTGAATGTACCAGCGACTGCGAATGCGAGTGCGGATCAGTGGAAGTGAATGATGACTCTTGCTACCCCTAAGCTAACTTCCGTTCCCTATTCCTCTACAGGAAATAGAAacaagtaataaataaatttataaaatttcatcgaatattGATGATATTTCCcctaattgataaaaaaaattagcaAGCGAAAATTCAAACTATTTTCCAGAAGTAAAGGTCGATTAACCCCTTAATTATCTAACACCCGCTAATTGCTGGCGATTGTTCACACAGAATCTCACTAAAAAGAATCTCACCAAGGTTCTGGAAATTCATCAGCGCGACGTGTACCGTCGTTCTAAATAAACGCGGTCGTGTAAACGAAAATCTGTGTAAGATCAGGGCTGAATACGAGGACAAACGAGGAGGGCTACCGTCGAAATAAACGCGTTCCTCGTTGCAGTTTGCTCATACAGAGCACTCACTGCGTTTAATCAACGTGTCGCTTCGCCTCCTTCTATGCACGAGACAATGTCAACAAGTCTTTcgagagtaaaaaaaaaaaaagcaaagggGTTGTTTCACGCGAGTTCTACATAAATGATCGTTCCTATTTCCTTGCCCTTATCATTTCGCCTTTCATCCACCTCCTTGTCCCTTTGATGCCTCGACCCCTCAGTGTTTGATCTTTCTCGAGACCATTCAGGACTTTTCAATCCTTTCACAAGCATCCGTCCATCCTCTCCGCTATTCAAGGCTTGATGAAACGAATACCGGTGCATCGTCGATGAGTTTAACGAACCAAAGGAATACGATTAATATCGAGTATTTATTTACCTCTTGGATAATTGCATAAAAACGACCACCTCTCGGactgttcttttttcttccctatCTTTCTCCCATCGAAATGGAGAACCTTTGTCTTGAGATAATTATTCGTGCAACGACGATCGTTCGAGGGCTGTTGATTCTTGTTATCCGTAAACCATTGGTACTCGATGGATGCTCTTGGCTGAATGCTTCATCGAGAATCCTGATTTGCGGGGTGTCTAGAatactttattaaaataaatcattgttgttttatacatttatccttatttataaataaacaaataactaTTACCATTTCTGTCGACGTTGCTTCATTTTCCAGCCAATCGTCGTTACTCCCTGATAGTAACTCGAGAAGCACTGCGGCTTGAAAGGGTAGCAGAGAGAAACAGAAGGAAAGATAGAGTTGGATGCAGCAACAGGTGGCATCAAAAATTCATTCGCGATGCTCACTATCGACTACAACGAACACCTGTTTCTGGGGAATCAATTGCCCCTCTTAATTCTAACCCCGAACCGTCCATGGCAGCCCGCGTTATCAGCGACTCATTTACCGAGCCCTGTCATGGCAAACGGTCGAACGATTCCTCTTCCAAGACGTCCGATATTAGCTGATCGatcgaccgatcgatcgatcttagCCAGGATTAACGAATCGAAGGATTAACGATTATTGGATGCTTTTACGGCACCTTCACTGCACTTCCGGTGCGAGCTACTTATAAATCACGGCCGCCTATATTGGGAGCTTCTCTAATTGACGCTCATTAACAGGGGTCTGTTTTGGTAGGAGAACATTTTTCGACGGTAACAAAGTTTCCACCCTGTTTTATAGACGTTTTTACGATCAACTTTACCTTCTTTATGAGAATTCTATCGGAGATTTCGCTTAACACGTGGACTGTTATAAGAATCAATTGATTGGCAATATAAGTTCAATATAATCAAGCAATTAGGAAATGAAGAGGATGTAtaagttctatttttattttcattcgcgaAAAGTgatttttaatgataaaaaataaatcttttattaaaattagaaataaattgtataaaatttgaaCTTGGCACAGATCAATTCTTCATTTcctatatgaaatattaaacaacTGTTCATTTCAAGTCCCCCAAGAAGATCGGTATTACAAAGAGTACACTGTTGCTCTCAATTCACACTTCAGTCTCATCTCAATATGCCCTTGAATATGCTCTTGAATGCTTTAACTTGAAACTTCAACTTCAACTTCACTAATGGTACCTAATCTCAAACACTTAATTCAAGAATCAATCCACTGAACAGCTTTGCCCCATAAGTAGTCTTTGGTGCAGGCCAGTGCGGTATTGGACTCGACATAATCTATCAGTTCCCTGCCTACTTGCACAAAGAATCCAAGGGTTCTCAGAAAACCCATAAACGTTTCACGGATACGAAAAAACGTGCCAAAGGTTTTAGCAATTCCACGTGGCACGGCACGGTTGTCCGGAGGTCGTCGACCTCGATCCTTCGCCCAGAAGGATCGAGTTGATCTCGAATTCGTGCTTGTTCCTCTCGCCCAGCTGTCGTCCCCCATAAATTGCGGATAGTTGATGGGAGGTAAGAAGGGTGTTCCCACAGGAATGGTCGCGTTTCGACCTACGTTTGACTCCACCACGAGAAAATCCTGTTGGCTCCTCCGATACCGATTATCGCTCACGTTCGGTAATTGTTTAGAGCTGTTCTCGTCTCCACAATTGCTTCCCTGTTTCTTTTCCTCGTCGGGTGATCGATTCCTCGGTAACGCTCGAGGATTGATGGTGATAAATTGCCCGGGGACATTAACGATTCCTCCAGGTATTACGAACGATGCTTTTATCTTTGATCGAGTGTTCATTGGACGAATATTCGTAGCAAATATTGCCGCTTTATTGTTCCGTAATCGGTATTTCTTATCGAGTGTTTCAATGAGATTTCTGGAATTTGACGAACGTGACTCGATACCAGTTTTCCAaacaacctgcttcgaaatttCATCCGAGGAAGAAGCGCGCGAAGAAGCCAGCCGCCTGATCCTCAATGGAAGCCAAACGAAGCCTCTTATCTGATCATTTACGTCACGTTTACCGCGTAAATTTCCGCGCTGATTCTCCTCGAAGCTACTCAACCGTTGTTCTACTCTTTGCAATTTCAGATTCACCGAGTTAAGCTTCCTCTCGCGAGGAAAATCGCCTTTATCCTTGTTACCTTCCAGCTCCTTAATCGCACCGTCTTCAAATCTCGGATCGGAATCTACCGTTTCTCCGACGGGAAGCAAACTACCGTCGAACGATTCCACTCGGTCCGGATGAAAAAATTGGAACAAAAATGGAACCTTTCGAGAAGTACCCGAAGAACCTTGACCCATTTTCGGAGATAAAAATTTACGAGACGAGCCCATCGATCCACCGAGCATCCAGTAATCTTCTGTTCGACTTTCTTTAAATTCATCCCTTGGAACGTCGTTCTTTCGAAGAGATAAAAGGGTTGGGCTGGCAAACTCTGAATTGGAAGATTCCTGGGATACAGAGCGCGACACATTCTTCATATTCTTTTCGAACAGCAGAAAATACTCGGCCCAGCAGTAACCGAGAGCCACCTCTTCGTGGTACATCTTGTAGATCTTCAGCCAATATTTTAGCGTCTGTCGTATCAGAACAAAGGGATCCATCATTTCCTCGGCTTCCGCCGATAACGACAGCATCAGTAGCGACAGTACGAGAACGGGGCGAATGGTGGCCGACATTGATCTTTACGTAAATTCACCTGCGGTAGAAATAAACGAGCGGAACCAGTCTAGTCAACGTATCTCGTTTCGTCACTTCAATCACCGATCGATTCTCGACCGACTGGTCCACTCTTCAGCTTCCCGTGGCTGATATCTCGCCTTCGTTTGGTCGTTCGACGAGTCATCACTGGGACAAACTCGCGGACTATTCGAGGTTTTTCTCATGCGAAATAACCGGACGTCGTCGCTGTTTTATTTTCACTCCGACGCGACACTCGAGAGACCATTGACTTTAACTGTATTTCAAACTGGGTTCATTCGTGCACCGTTCACCTCGATTTAGCACCGAAACTCCATTAATTAAGTCGTCTCCTCGGCAGTCTGACACAAAAACCACGCAGCGTCGACGAAAAATAATTTCGACGAAGGAATCGAGAAAAATTATCGTCCGTTGGAGCGTAGCATCGTCGGTACGAGCACTTCACCATGAAACACTCTCGAAACAGGCGAACGACAGTCTTCGGTGAACCGTTGCACGGAGGGTGGGTATATCTCGAGAGTATTTTACTCCGGCAAGGCCGAACGATCAACTGGCTAAGCTTTTACGAGACGGCTGTCCGTATACAGCAGGTACGGCAATTAGTGTCGGCGCCAAAAGTGCGGCAAGTGCAGAAGCTGGCTGGAAGGATTTCTTGTGCGTCCGACACCAGCTTTCCACTGTCTGAGTTGAATACGTGCGTGCATCTGACGGTAGAAGGCAAAGGTATATATAACGGGACAGCACATCGGCAGAAATGAGGATGAAGCAGCGGGCTGCATTCCTCTCTGAAATTATCGGATTGCGGATAACGACGGGCACGATTTCGGGATCGCTAGAACGAAACCTGTTTCCGAACGATCATCTTTGGGAATCcatttatttcttcgttttaCGGCTGCCGAGTGATGAGCGGAATGTGTATGTTTCTTGTCGCCGTAAAGCTACTTTCCAGCTGATTTAATGGTATTACGTCGAGAGTGTTTAAGTGCAATGCTTGGATGATGGTACGGCTGCAAGTGGGTTTATGGAATTTCGAAAATACGGAATTTTTGGTGATACGTGCATACCGGTTATTTGGTGGAGGAGTTTATAGTTTTCAATCCTTTCCTACATTTCCAATCATACGACGGTTCTCTTCGTTTTTTGCAGtttttcatagaaatatttttctccgTCGTTTCATCCCACCATCTAATCTTTTGCGAACCTTTTCACCACCACTTTGTCTTCGGCAGGATGCTTACATCGACACCCACTCGTCGATGTCGTGGGCGAATTGGAGGTTGGTGATTTCGAGAAGCAGCCCGAGGCTTCTAAAAATAAGTAGGGACTCTTTGGTCCGTTTCCTCGTCGGTGGTCAACAAACGAATGCCTGGCCCTCCCGGTTGTTACTGGAATAAAATTGCGGACTGTGGGAAGAAAGGGATAAAAGGGTGGGTCTGGAAGATCGCAACGGAGATGGTGTCTTGTCTTCTTGAAAATCGATTGGCCCCGAATCGACGATTACGAGTGCTATTATTGGTACCGGAATTGGATACTGGAACACGTTTTACGTATGTGATGACTTTCCCAGATAAGCGATAATAGTGCTCGAGATGGTGCATCGATAGAGGACGATATTTGCTAGGTATTAGAGAAGACAGTGGTAGAAAATAGCCAATTTTCCTTCTGATCTAAAAGGTATCGTTCTTTTGATTATGGAGAAGTTGCGAGAACAGTTGCTTTCGACTCGCTAAAAATAATCTCAAAGcagaatgaaaagaatgaacgaagaggaagaagataaTAAGCACTGTACCTGGTTGTACATATCTAAGACGAAAGACGCCAGAATAATTTAACGCTTAATAGTTGCAGCATACTGCTACGGACGTTCATAGATTTCTTTCGCTTATTTCCTTCGTATTGTGTTTCTTGTTTCGACAGTTACAACGAGGCTCGCTTATCTAGGACGAGTTTAACCGGCTTCGAGAGCTCTTGGATCCTTTAAATCTACAGGTTATCTCAAAAAAGATGCACCCATGTACATCGGGTCTCCTAAGTATACTTTCAGTGATTCCTTTAACGACTTGGATCTATTCTAATTACTAACAGAGGGGTAACTAACTGAAAATCCTGAGGGGACATCCTACGTGTCGATGATTTGAATGTTTTTCATTAGAATTTTAGCAATTTTAACGGGgtatatttattttgaaacgaCTTATAGTTTTGGCTCGTTCTTCATTTTGCTGCTTAGCGATCGGAGAATGGCAGAACACGGTTTCCAAGGAAATAATCCTGCGAAGCAGCTTGCGTATCCCAGATTGCATGACTTCATGTAATTACGCGGACCCGATTTAAACGCACGCTCGTCCGAATATTACATGAACAGCAAATTAACAACAACGTTCCAGCGATAGCTCATTAAGGTACAACGATATTATGTAATGCATCGACTGTCGTTAAGCTGTAAACGTTATTAGTGAAGTGTAATTTAGTGGCCGTTTTGAAGGAATTGCTTAATAAACTTAACTAATAATGCAGATAACATGTTATGCGTTAGTTTGATGTACAGACTATCCTAGTTATATAGCAAATGCTATTAATTAAATCAACTCTTCCATATTATAAATACCCGATATCAAATTACAACAATTAATTGATCTAAATCGTTACTGAAACTCGTTAAAAACTTGTAAAATTCTGTTATTTGAAACAGAAACGTTATGAAGATTGACAGTACCTATATTACCTACATTTTTCTCAGCAATTAGCGATCCACTAAAAAAGTAAATTACTTCTACTATTACTGTCGAGCGTTCAGCGGTATGAGGGACATGTCCCCAATGAACGCTTGATGACCGTAGTGTATCAAACTACAAGGGTTGGTAAATAATTATCCCTAATGCAGCggtatttttatttgcaaaaaaatattagaataatgaAAGAGTCAACTAGATtcaaaaaattcgaaaatttctcgTGTTCTCTCGTTGGAAAGTTAAACCTCCCTTAGTAGCTGTCATTGATCACTCGTGTTTCCGTGTGTCGAAACGGTGTCGATACGTTTCCGGAAGCTATATCAAGCGGATAACGATCCCCGGCTTATCGTTGGTGTTACGAGCACTTGTGAATGGCTGTGGATGCGATACGATTGCTGTAACAAGCGACTAGAGATTCGTATTTGTTAGATACGATGCTCTTAAATTTACACTCCACCAGATTATCCTTTTACCAACATTCATAGTGTTAAATCCTTACAGGGGTacagaaaatttctatttttctgaAGAAGTTTACCTTGGACTCGATGAGATGTTAAATTGAATACTAAAAGCTAGCAAGCTTAGATTTAACCAGGCACATACTTGGGTAACCGCATAAAGGTAGCGTCAGGATCGATGCAGATTGCTTTAGAAACGTCTCGAAGGAACGTCTCGTCTCTATTGACGCATTGCTGACTGCTCTTATCTAAGGAACCGAATGCAGGTGAAGAAGGAAAGCACTCATCGATTCGGGAACGAAGCCGCGATTTCTCGAAATTGCCTGGCATTTGACTTACTGGGATACCGATTGCGCCGTTCTTCGACGCCAATCCTTTGGATTCCATTCCCTTTCCTAGCAATTTTCTCCATTTCACGTGATAGTTAGATTTCCATCGATTCGTCCTAACAGGTAAATTGAACACTACGAATGCCAAGTGCGTTCATCACCGATGACTCAATTTgtcaatgaataaaataaatttgagTCAAGAGAACGCTTCATCTTCATAGGATTTATATTACTTTTTTCTGATTAacaggtgaaaaataaaaatgacacAGAAATCAATCAAATTCACGAATAAATCTTCCATGTAACAAGAAAGAGCAAAGGGAAAAGATGGAAGATAGAGCTCGTACATTTCGTGCGCTCCATTATTTCCACCAAATCGTGTTTCCAATAACGTTCATATTTTactattccttttatttttgttaAGGAACGTCCTCGACTCTACGGTTGACGTATCGAATTCTGGATGGACGAGCGGATGCACCGGGTCAGAAATAAATCTCGGTCTATGATACTCGATTTTGACCATTTACCATTTGAATCGAACTGTCCGTATTGTAAAACTTATACTTCGTCGGAGAAACGTTATTTCTTTCTCTATCGCTTCTTACTTTTTCGTTTTGAAACGTTCAAACGAAATGAAATTAGTTAATAAATCATGGAACTTTTTGAAAGTACCTTGTAATAAACTTTCCTTCATTATGGAATTAAATTTACCTTTGAATATGCAATTTTGTAATCGGctaaaaagaaattacaaacGTTTGATTAATTAATGCAAGTTAAATATTGGCGCCAATTAAATATTCGCAGTGAGAGGGAGCCACTTGTGAATTTGAAAGAGATCCTTGCCTCGGTGCACAAATCCATACGTGGAGTCAATGTAAGAGTGTTTAGGAAGTTTTACGCAGCGTTTCGTGATTTCTGTAAAAGATAACAGTTGAATTAGTGAACAAATATAATTTCAACATTCATCTATGATCAGAGGAGCAACGAAGGTAATATGGTgtttttatacatatgtacgtcATGCTAATATTCCAAAATATTTCcaaagtaaatttaaatttaaatttatgtacATTATTCAAAACCACACTCTTTCCTCTATGCAACATTTCTAATCTTAGAAAAagcatttatttgaataaatttattataattttcaaggCTGCAATCATAACGATGCAATTtgatttattgttattttaaattgataatAGTAATTGAACAACATAGTTCATTATAgttttataattactttatcACAAAATTTTTACTTCACGAAAGAAGATTTTTATGAAGTTTCTATCTATAAGGACACAATGCATTAGCCTCGTAAGTGCGTAATTTGATTCTCCCTATTGATCTTCAAAGAGTTTTGCTATAGTAGCGAAGTCTAAAAGCAAACTCGCTTTTaccttgtaaataaatttacattCCGTATCGTTGAAAATATCGAATATGATATTGTGCGAcgtcaaatttttaaaaaattcaaaaaccccgagattgtaattattattttatatgtaatattCTGTACATTAAAATGAAACATAGAGATGCTTTACTGTATAAGCACGTTAacgtaataattatttaagcaTAGCATACATAAGTAGGTACATACATTtctgatttaatatttaaatagcgAATCATGCATAAATGAAATGTATTCAACAGGTGTTTGCAAGTCTTCTATTATTAAGCACTTGCattacatttcattttacattatgCACTAGTATGTATTAATTATGCTTTCATGATACGacgaagatattaataattaattaattactgcgtgaaagaaaatttgaatagtAGATATAAGAGGTAAAATGCAGTAGATTTACGTATATGAAACGAAAAAGAAGTACAGAATTTATGAAAATGATTTTGTGCATCTGTTCCTGTGAACCCATTTCACTACAAGGTTGTTAACTAATTATATAACAGTATAATCGTACCACATAAATTACCGATATCGTGGGGAAACATTTATTTCGGAAAAATCTCTTAGCATTTCTTGCAGAAAAATCCGTACCTTGGCAAAAGTCCATACGTTCTCTGTAAAGGAGGCAGGCATTAGCATTAAACTAATGAAATGTAAATTAACCGGCGTTGTCCTGGCGACTTAGTCTATCTCTTAAATTTCCCTCCCGATAACTACCCCTCCGGATACACCTGCTTAATTGACggcgtttccttggaggacaaACAAGGAACGACCAATCTCTCCTTCTTCCCTTTGTTGCCCTTTTTTCCCTCGTCCGGTCGCTTCATAAGTTACGATCGCTCCTGTGTCAGTGGAAAATTCGATCTATTTGTCCGCGAGAGGAGGAACCGCGTTACCTTCGATTGCACAGGTTCGAGAGGATCTAATTAACTGTGACGGGAATCGATTGATTGCTTTGAAAGCTGAGCTTCCGTGGCTTGCAGGTCgaggaattttttcaaatttcttccgTATCgtataaagaaaatattctgaaCTTTATGGTTGTGCGAAGGtttgtaattttttcatttatttgctGCAAGTAAATACGATTTTCTCGCAACTGTTTTATCTTCAAAAATAAAGCTTCGTTTAAAAGCTATTTCACTGTTCCTTAAAACTGGCACACTTCTGTTTCCTTTCTTATTAAGTTCACAGCTAATTTCTGGCaccattaattttcttttacgcTAACTAATTATTGTAATGTTCCTGGCTTCCTGTTATAAAGAACGTTTACTTCTTACGGACTCCCATTCATTATTCCGCGAgtggtttctttttcttttataatattccACACACTGCTCTTCAATATCTTTAGTCCACTTGCAATATTTCCGATGAAATTGCCTTCATTGTGGAGAATACATACCGCAGGACGATTTTCAATAGAAATCTCTGCAACTTTCAGcattttctttatattataACGACCGTTGTCTTAGAGAGAGAAACGAATAGGAAATTATTAGAACAAGTGTATGTTTTATAAAGAACATAAAATTGCGAGAATCATAAACTTCATGAAATGTGCTGCTATCAAAATACTAATTACTAGAGGTAACGAATGGAAAGtgcaaattgaaaaatgaaacgattccATTCtgtataattgcaattacagtGTATTCTACACATAACTGTTTCCACTGTACCAATTAACGCGTTTTATTATGCATTTGTGGCAAATGGTTGCCAGAGGCTGTTGTTCCTAATGACACATTTCATTAACTAAGAGTCATAAAGCAGATAAGAAAATTCGTAATAAAACGGGTCGTTCCCAGATGATTTGCTGGAAATGCTATTTTTCAGAGGcttctttaattaatattttctgtaaCGATACACCAGTCGTCCTAGCCGGAGAAAAACCAGGCCATGCGTTTATATCGTAGCCGGCTTCCTCGACTACGTGGCAGGGTCACTACCCCGCTATAAATTGCTTTAACTCGATTCCATAACTCGAGCAGCGAATATCATCCACGTTCGAACCTTGTTTAGAGAACGCCGTGTTCTGGTCTTCGTCGTGAAACTCCTCCAAGGTTTTGCAGCCACATCCGGGGAAAGTTTCGTAAGTTGACCAGGCCTGCATCTGCGCACATCTTTTTTCTCAAGTCTCGTGCATCCCCACTTCCTGAACACTGCTACATCTTATTGAATGAGGGTAAATAAAGCCAGTACATCTTTCCTCCATCCTCGGGCCAACGATCGAAGCCACGAGTCTCAaagtttttatttgaaaaagtaaTACTATTTATTTTTTAGGATATACTTTATATAAGATGTACTTGCAGTTTTTAATACGATTCTTTCAAAATTCGACAATATTTCATTGATTAAAACATTTGAGtagctataaaaaaaaaattcaagcgTCGTCGGATTCCCTCAGTATTCATCAAGACGCCAAAGCTATTCACCGTTTTATAGGACGGAATATCTTGGTCCGTGTTACCGTACGTACATTTGCATCCGGTGTTCTCGCCTATCGATCCAGAATGGAAATATAGTTTTGATCGGTTAAAAGCCCGTTCCGTCGCATTTTAAGTGCTAGCTGGGGTAAAGCGTAGAAAGAAAATGCGCGCCGAGTGCGAAGAAAGGGTGGCTCGTAACCGAGTCTCGTACCGTTCTGACGAGAGGAGAAAGCGTAAGCTTTCGCTCGTTAAGACCCGTAAATAACGACGACGTCGAGGATAACGAGGCAATTTCCGAGCATGCTCACGTGACCACGTTCGAGTTTAGCTACCACCGTGACGGCGATTTAAATATTCCACTGATTTTTACGGCCCTCGGCTTTCTACCCTACGAACGGGTTGAAAGTTACGACAAATAGCGATGCTTTCGTTTGTTTCGAATTTCCGCAAGATTTTAGCTGATTGAAATTTCAGTTCTACTTTCTAccgacaaaataattaaatggaGGAGTactctttctttttaatacaaaatttacaGAGCTCCGGAAAGGACGAGGTAAATTTTGtaatgaaaaattgatattcttTAAGCTACAGTTTTTAATAGCAGCTTCGAATATAATGCAACGTTACCTTCTACGTAACATATTGGCAAAGTTCAAtcgtttaatttagaaacgcCCTGTATTTTACCAGATTCACAAGCAGTTCCGTTCAAAGCGGTAGTTTTACAAAGGGAAGGTA
It contains:
- the LOC117601073 gene encoding uncharacterized protein LOC117601073, translated to MSATIRPVLVLSLLMLSLSAEAEEMMDPFVLIRQTLKYWLKIYKMYHEEVALGYCWAEYFLLFEKNMKNVSRSVSQESSNSEFASPTLLSLRKNDVPRDEFKESRTEDYWMLGGSMGSSRKFLSPKMGQGSSGTSRKVPFLFQFFHPDRVESFDGSLLPVGETVDSDPRFEDGAIKELEGNKDKGDFPRERKLNSVNLKLQRVEQRLSSFEENQRGNLRGKRDVNDQIRGFVWLPLRIRRLASSRASSSDEISKQVVWKTGIESRSSNSRNLIETLDKKYRLRNNKAAIFATNIRPMNTRSKIKASFVIPGGIVNVPGQFITINPRALPRNRSPDEEKKQGSNCGDENSSKQLPNVSDNRYRRSQQDFLVVESNVGRNATIPVGTPFLPPINYPQFMGDDSWARGTSTNSRSTRSFWAKDRGRRPPDNRAVPRGIAKTFGTFFRIRETFMGFLRTLGFFVQVGRELIDYVESNTALACTKDYLWGKAVQWIDS